The Procambarus clarkii isolate CNS0578487 chromosome 46, FALCON_Pclarkii_2.0, whole genome shotgun sequence genome includes a region encoding these proteins:
- the LOC123751189 gene encoding uncharacterized protein: MECEKIREFRDNSTTNVQRSAGTRGQQEPEVSRNQRSAATRGQQEPEVCRNRRSAATRGQQEPEVSRNQRSAGTGGLQQPEVSRNQRSAGTGGLQQPEVSRNRRSAATRGQQEPEVCRNRRSAATRGQQEPEVSRNQRSAGTRGLQQPEVSRNQRSAGTGGLQQPEVSRNRRSAATRGQQEPEVCRNRRSAATRGQQEPEVCSNQRSAGTRGLQEPEVCSNQRSAGTRGLQEPEVCSNQRSAGTGGLQQPEVSRNQRSAGTGGLQEPEVCRNRRSAATRGLHEPEVCSNQRSAATRGLQQPEVCMNQRSEEPEVCRNRRSEEPEVCRNRRSEEPEVCRTQKSAGPRGLQEPEV; encoded by the exons atggagtgtgaaaagatacgtgaatttagagacaattctacaaCCAATGTTcag AGGTCAGCAGGAACCAGAGGTCAGCAGGAACCAGAGGTCAGCAggaaccagaggtcagcagcaacCAGAGGTCAGCAGGAACCGGAGGTCTGCAGGAACCGGAGGTCTGCAGCAACCAGAGGTCAGCAGGAACCAGAGGTCAGCAGGAACCAGAGGTCTGCAGGAACCGGAGGTCTGCAGCAACCAGAGGTCAGCAGGAACCAGAGGTCTGCAGGAACCGGAGGTCTGCAGCAACCAGAGGTCAGCAGGAACCGGAGGTCTGCAGCAACCAGAGGTCAGCAGGAACCAGAGGTCTGCAGGAACCGGAGGTCTGCAGCAACCAGAGGTCAGCAGGAACCAGAGGTCAGCAGGAACCAGAGGTCTGCAGGAACCAGAGGTCTGCAGCAACCAGAGGTCAGCAGGAACCAGAGATCTGCAGGAACCGGAGGTCTGCAGCAACCAGAGGTCAGCAGGAACCGGAGGTCTGCAGCAACCAGAGGTCAGCAGGAACCAGAGGTCTGCAGGAACCGGAGGTCTGCAGCAACCAGAGGTCAGCAGGAACCGGAGGTCTGCAGCAACCAGAGGTCAGCAGGAACCAGAGGTCTGCAGGAACCGGAGGTCTGCAGCAACCAGAGGTCAGCAGGAACCAGAGGTCTGCAGGAACCGGAGGTCTGCAGCAACCAGAGGTCAGCAGGAACCGGAGGTCTGCAGCAACCAGAGGTCAGCAGGAACCAGAGGTCAGCAGGAACCGGAGGTCTGCAGGAACCGGAGGTCTGCAGGAACCGGAGGTCAGCAGCAACCAGAGGTCTGCATGAACCAGAGGTCTGCAGCAACCAGAGGTCTGCAGCAACCAGAGGTCTGCAGCAACCAGAGGTCTGCATGAACCAGAGGTCTGAGGAACCGGAGGTCTGCAGGAACCGGAGGTCTGAGGAACCGGAGGTCTGCAGGAACCGGAGGTCTGAGGAACCGGAGGTCTGCAGGACCCAGAAGTCTGCAGGACCCAGAGGTCTGCAGGAACCGGAGGTCTGA